One genomic region from Apteryx mantelli isolate bAptMan1 chromosome 7, bAptMan1.hap1, whole genome shotgun sequence encodes:
- the PPP1R3C gene encoding protein phosphatase 1 regulatory subunit 3C, whose translation MIQILDPRPLPSPIMPVDVAMRICLAHSPPLKSFLSPLENCQRNNFVNRFKPLRPCLNMKRDAEAQKSDWNRPSARAKKRVVFADSKGLSLTAIHTFSEFQEHPVWDLQFDLLGLENITSSLKLHEEKNLILGFPRPSADYLDFRSRLQKNFVCLENCTLLEKVLSGTVKVKNVSFEKKVQVRITFDTWKTYTDIECIYMNNVYGDSDNDTFSFTIDLPPAISSQEKIEFCISYQSGEHIFWDNNEGQNYKILHAEWKSDGVQIPSARDDCIDLQAPRKAQEREPDQLGSPRMSSGLFPQWQSLGGIENSSPYW comes from the coding sequence ATGATACAGATCTTGGATCCGCGACCGCTGCCAAGCCCCATTATGCCTGTGGATGTGGCCATGAGAATTTGCTTAGCCCATTCACCGCCGCTGAAGAGCTTCCTCAGCCCCCTTGAGAACTGTCAAAGAAACAACTTCGTTAACAGATTCAAACCTCTCCGCCCATGCCTCAATATGAAACGTGATGCTGAAGCGCAAAAGAGCGACTGGAACCGCCCGTCAGCCCGAGCCAAGAAGCGAGTCGTATTTGCGGACTCGAAGGGGCTGTCCCTGACAGCCATACACACCTTCTCCGAGTTTCAGGAGCACCCTGTGTGGGACTTGCAGTTTGACTTGCTAGGCCTTGAGAACATCACGTCTAGCTTAAAGCTACATGAAGAGAAAAACTTGATTCTGGGTTTCCCTCGGCCCTCAGCTGACTACCTGGACTTCCGGAGCCGCCTGCAGAAGAACTTTGTCTGTCTGGAGAACTGCACCCTCCTAGAGAAGGTACTGTCGGGGACTGTCAAAGTAAAAAATGTAAGCTTTGAGAAGAAGGTTCAGGTTCGAATTACCTTTGATACCTGGAAGACTTACACGGACATTGAGTGCATATACATGAACAATGTTTATGGTGATTCTGACAACGACACCTTCTCGTTTACTATTGACCTGCCTCCTGCCATTTCCTCTCAAGAAAAGATTGAGTTTTGCATTTCTTACCAAAGCGGAGAACACATCTTCTGGGACAATAACGAGGGTCAGAATTACAAGATTCTCCATGCAGAGTGGAAATCTGATGGCGTTCAAATACCATCTGCCAGGGATGACTGTATAGATCTTCAGGCTCCAAGGAAAGCGCAAGAGAGAGAGCCTGATCAATTAGGCAGTCCAAGGATGTCCAGTGGTCTCTTTCCACAGTGGCAGAGCTTGGGAGGGATTGAAAATTCGTCACCATATTGGTGA